The Burkholderia lata genome contains a region encoding:
- the fusA gene encoding elongation factor G, with protein sequence MPRKTPIERYRNIGISAHIDAGKTTTTERILFYTGVSHKIGEVHDGAATMDWMEQEQERGITITSAATTAFWKGMAGNYPEHRINIIDTPGHVDFTIEVERSMRVLDGACMVYDSVGGVQPQSETVWRQANKYKVPRIAFVNKMDRIGADFFRVQKQIGERLKGVAVPIQIPIGAEDHFQGVVDLVKMKAIVWDDESQGVKFTYEDIPANLAELAHEWREKMVEAAAEASEELLEKYLHDHESLTEDEIKAALRKRTIANEIVPMLCGSAFKNKGVQAMLDAVIDYLPSPADVPAILGHDLHDKEAERHPNDEDPFSSLAFKIMTDPFVGQLIFFRVYSGVVESGDTVLNATKDKKERLGRILQMHANERKEIKEVRAGDIAAAVGLKEATTGDTLCDPAHPIVLERMIFPEPVISQAVEPKTKADQEKMGLALNRLAQEDPSFRVQTDEESGQTIISGMGELHLEILVDRMKREFGVEATVGKPQVAYRETVRTPAKDVEGKFVKQSGGRGQYGHAVITLEPNPGKGYEFVDAIKGGVIPREYIPSVDKGIQETLKSGVLAGYPVVDVKVTLTFGSYHDVDSNENAFRMAGSMAFKEAMRRAKPVLLEPMMAVEVETPEDFMGNVMGDLSSRRGIVQGMEDIAGGGGKLVRAEVPLAEMFGYSTSLRSATQGRATYTMEFKQYAETPANVSEGVISAKVK encoded by the coding sequence GTGCCCCGCAAAACCCCCATCGAGCGCTATCGCAATATCGGGATCAGCGCTCACATCGATGCCGGCAAAACCACGACGACCGAGCGCATCCTGTTTTACACCGGCGTGAGCCACAAGATCGGTGAAGTGCACGACGGCGCGGCCACGATGGACTGGATGGAGCAGGAGCAGGAACGCGGCATCACGATCACGTCGGCTGCGACTACGGCCTTCTGGAAGGGCATGGCCGGTAACTATCCGGAGCACCGGATCAACATCATCGACACGCCCGGGCACGTCGACTTCACGATCGAAGTCGAGCGCTCGATGCGCGTGCTCGACGGCGCGTGCATGGTCTACGACTCGGTCGGCGGCGTGCAGCCGCAGTCCGAAACCGTCTGGCGCCAGGCCAACAAGTACAAGGTGCCGCGCATCGCGTTCGTCAACAAGATGGACCGCATCGGCGCCGATTTCTTCCGCGTGCAGAAGCAGATCGGCGAGCGCCTGAAGGGTGTCGCCGTGCCGATCCAGATTCCGATCGGTGCGGAAGATCATTTCCAGGGCGTCGTCGATCTCGTGAAGATGAAGGCGATCGTGTGGGACGACGAAAGCCAGGGCGTGAAGTTCACGTACGAGGACATCCCGGCGAACCTCGCCGAGCTCGCACACGAATGGCGCGAGAAGATGGTCGAGGCCGCGGCGGAAGCGAGCGAGGAACTGCTCGAGAAGTACCTGCACGACCATGAATCGCTCACCGAGGACGAGATCAAGGCCGCGCTGCGCAAGCGCACGATCGCGAACGAGATCGTGCCGATGCTGTGCGGCAGCGCGTTCAAGAACAAGGGCGTGCAGGCGATGCTCGACGCGGTGATCGACTACCTGCCGTCGCCTGCCGACGTGCCCGCGATTCTCGGCCATGACCTGCACGACAAGGAAGCGGAACGTCATCCGAACGACGAGGATCCGTTCTCGTCGCTCGCGTTCAAGATCATGACCGACCCGTTCGTCGGCCAGCTGATCTTCTTCCGCGTGTATTCGGGTGTGGTCGAATCCGGCGACACGGTGCTGAACGCAACGAAGGACAAGAAGGAGCGGCTCGGCCGGATCCTGCAGATGCACGCGAACGAGCGCAAGGAAATCAAGGAAGTGCGCGCGGGCGACATCGCGGCGGCCGTCGGCCTGAAGGAAGCGACCACCGGCGACACGCTGTGCGATCCGGCGCACCCGATCGTGCTCGAACGCATGATTTTCCCGGAGCCGGTGATTTCGCAGGCCGTCGAGCCGAAGACGAAGGCCGACCAGGAAAAGATGGGCCTGGCGCTCAACCGTCTGGCACAGGAAGATCCGTCGTTCCGCGTGCAGACCGACGAAGAATCCGGGCAGACGATCATTTCGGGGATGGGCGAGCTTCACCTCGAAATTCTGGTCGACCGGATGAAGCGTGAATTCGGCGTGGAAGCGACGGTCGGGAAGCCGCAGGTCGCTTATCGCGAGACGGTGCGCACGCCGGCGAAGGACGTCGAAGGCAAGTTCGTCAAGCAGTCGGGCGGCCGCGGCCAGTACGGGCATGCGGTGATTACGCTCGAACCGAACCCCGGCAAGGGCTACGAGTTCGTCGACGCGATCAAGGGCGGCGTGATTCCGCGCGAATACATTCCGTCGGTCGACAAGGGCATCCAGGAAACGCTGAAGAGCGGCGTGCTGGCGGGCTATCCGGTCGTCGACGTGAAGGTCACGCTGACGTTCGGTTCGTACCACGACGTCGACTCGAACGAAAATGCGTTCCGGATGGCCGGTTCGATGGCGTTCAAGGAAGCGATGCGCCGCGCGAAGCCCGTGCTGCTCGAACCGATGATGGCCGTCGAGGTGGAAACGCCCGAAGACTTCATGGGCAACGTGATGGGCGACCTGTCGAGCCGGCGCGGCATCGTGCAGGGGATGGAAGACATCGCGGGCGGCGGCGGCAAGCTCGTACGCGCCGAAGTACCGCTCGCGGAGATGTTCGGCTATTCGACGTCGCTGCGTTCGGCGACGCAGGGCCGCGCGACCTACACGATGGAGTTCAAGCAGTACGCGGAAACGCCGGCCAACGTATCGGAAGGCGTGATCAGCGCGAAAGTGAAGTAA
- a CDS encoding HoxN/HupN/NixA family nickel/cobalt transporter, which translates to MPPTPALRRLLILYGGLIAANAAVLLWALAVLRDHPLLLGTAAIAYGLGLRHAVDADHIAAIDVATRKLMQEGQRPVSVGLFFSLGHSTIVIAATLGVALTAFALRDRFDAFREIGGTIGTAVSATFLLVLACVNLVILRDVWRRYRGTHGHAHDAAHVHRPAGLVSRLLRPLFRFVSKSWHMYPVGVLFGLGFDTATEIGLLAIAAAQASQGLPVYTVMLFPALFTAGMTLIDSTDNVLMIHAYGWAMDDPQRKLLYNASITFVSAAVALAIGGIEAAGLLADKLSLTGPVRDALDALGERFGSIGYGIVALFLVCWIASILFHRWQRAADAPAR; encoded by the coding sequence ATGCCGCCCACCCCTGCCCTGCGCCGCCTGCTGATCCTCTATGGCGGCCTGATCGCCGCGAACGCCGCCGTCTTGCTGTGGGCGCTCGCCGTGTTGCGCGATCATCCGTTGCTGCTCGGCACCGCGGCGATCGCGTATGGGCTCGGGCTGCGTCACGCAGTCGACGCCGATCACATCGCCGCGATCGACGTTGCGACGCGCAAGCTGATGCAGGAAGGGCAGCGTCCGGTGAGCGTCGGGCTGTTCTTCTCGCTCGGCCATTCGACGATCGTGATCGCCGCGACGCTCGGCGTCGCGCTGACCGCGTTCGCGCTACGCGACCGGTTCGATGCATTCCGCGAGATCGGCGGCACGATCGGCACGGCGGTGTCGGCCACCTTCCTGCTCGTGCTCGCGTGCGTGAACCTGGTGATCCTGCGCGACGTGTGGCGGCGCTATCGCGGCACGCACGGGCACGCACACGATGCCGCGCATGTGCACCGTCCTGCCGGGCTCGTGTCCCGGCTGCTGCGTCCGTTGTTCCGGTTCGTGTCGAAGAGCTGGCACATGTATCCGGTCGGCGTGCTGTTCGGGCTAGGTTTCGATACTGCAACCGAAATCGGCCTGCTCGCGATTGCCGCCGCGCAGGCGAGCCAGGGGTTGCCGGTCTATACGGTCATGCTGTTTCCCGCGCTTTTCACCGCCGGCATGACGCTGATCGACTCGACCGACAACGTGCTGATGATTCACGCGTACGGCTGGGCGATGGACGATCCGCAGCGCAAGCTGCTCTACAACGCGAGCATCACGTTCGTGTCGGCGGCCGTCGCGCTGGCGATCGGCGGGATCGAGGCAGCCGGCCTGCTGGCCGACAAGCTGTCGCTGACGGGCCCCGTGCGCGACGCGCTCGATGCGCTCGGCGAACGCTTCGGCTCGATCGGCTACGGCATCGTCGCCCTGTTCCTCGTCTGCTGGATCGCGTCGATCCTGTTCCACCGCTGGCAGCGCGCGGCCGATGCGCCTGCGCGCTGA
- a CDS encoding aldo/keto reductase, protein MTDTIATVVLPDGETIPKLGLGTWEMGERPARRADEIAALREGIALGMTLVDTAEMYGDGATEELVGEALAGLRDDVFLVSKVYPHHASRRGVVAACDASLKRLRTDRLDLYLLHWRGSVPLEETIEGFEALQRAGKIRRWGVSNFDTADMAELVDEAGGGACATNQVLYNIARRGPEFDLLPWLAEHRMPAMAYSPVDHGRLPKRSPLDEIARQRGVSVMRVALAWVLAQPGVFAIPKASRLEHVRDNRAALDFVFSDDERAQLDAYFRPPRSKRALEML, encoded by the coding sequence ATGACAGACACGATCGCCACGGTCGTCCTGCCGGACGGCGAGACGATTCCGAAGCTTGGCCTGGGCACGTGGGAAATGGGCGAACGGCCGGCCCGGCGCGCAGACGAGATCGCCGCGCTGCGCGAAGGCATCGCGCTCGGGATGACGCTGGTCGATACGGCCGAGATGTACGGCGACGGCGCGACCGAGGAGCTGGTCGGCGAGGCGCTCGCGGGCCTGCGCGACGACGTGTTCCTCGTCAGCAAGGTCTATCCGCACCACGCGAGCCGGCGCGGCGTCGTCGCCGCATGCGATGCGAGCCTCAAGCGCTTGCGGACCGATCGCCTCGACCTGTACTTGCTGCACTGGCGTGGCTCGGTGCCGCTCGAGGAGACGATCGAAGGCTTCGAAGCGCTGCAGCGCGCGGGCAAGATTCGTCGCTGGGGCGTCAGCAACTTCGATACGGCCGACATGGCCGAGCTCGTCGATGAAGCCGGTGGCGGCGCGTGCGCGACCAACCAGGTCCTCTACAACATCGCGCGGCGCGGCCCGGAGTTCGACCTGCTGCCGTGGCTTGCCGAGCACCGGATGCCGGCGATGGCGTACAGCCCGGTCGATCACGGGCGGCTGCCGAAGCGCTCGCCGCTCGACGAGATCGCGCGGCAGCGCGGGGTGTCGGTGATGCGCGTCGCGCTCGCGTGGGTGCTCGCGCAGCCGGGGGTTTTCGCGATCCCGAAGGCGTCGCGGCTCGAACACGTGCGCGACAACCGCGCCGCGCTCGATTTCGTGTTCAGCGATGACGAGCGCGCGCAGCTTGACGCGTACTTCCGTCCGCCACGCAGCAAGCGCGCGCTCGAGATGCTCTGA
- a CDS encoding GntR family transcriptional regulator, with protein sequence MKASTDDRWQDLRPDPDNDTPLYLQLARKLGDAIHDNRWTAGEALPSERVLSDALGVSRITARKAIALLVEQGLIRRTQGAGNFIQPRYEDPLSRLSSFSEMLERRGFKPSSQWLAREIQPANRDEVIQLGLSPAASVTRLKRLRLADGIVMAVENSTFPATLIPDPQAIGGSLYSYLEARGTPIVRALQHFRAVNATDEIAEQMGIAPHDALLLITRIGYTSDQRAIELTDTYCRNDYYDFVVELRK encoded by the coding sequence ATGAAGGCATCCACGGACGACCGCTGGCAGGACCTGCGCCCCGACCCCGACAACGACACGCCGCTCTACCTGCAGCTCGCCCGCAAGCTCGGCGACGCGATCCACGACAATCGCTGGACAGCCGGCGAGGCATTGCCCTCCGAGCGCGTGCTGTCCGATGCGCTCGGCGTATCGCGCATCACCGCACGCAAGGCGATCGCGCTGCTCGTCGAACAAGGCCTGATTCGCCGCACACAGGGCGCCGGCAATTTCATCCAGCCGCGCTACGAAGATCCGCTGTCGCGACTGTCGAGCTTCAGCGAAATGCTCGAACGGCGCGGCTTCAAGCCGAGCTCGCAATGGCTCGCGCGCGAGATCCAGCCGGCGAACCGTGACGAAGTGATCCAGCTCGGGCTGTCGCCCGCCGCATCGGTCACGCGCCTGAAGCGTCTGCGCCTCGCCGACGGGATCGTGATGGCCGTCGAGAATTCGACGTTTCCCGCGACGCTGATCCCCGATCCGCAGGCGATCGGCGGTTCGCTGTACAGCTATCTCGAAGCACGCGGCACGCCGATCGTGCGCGCGCTGCAGCATTTCCGCGCGGTCAACGCGACCGACGAAATCGCCGAGCAGATGGGCATCGCACCGCACGACGCGCTGCTGCTGATCACACGAATCGGCTATACGTCGGACCAGCGCGCGATCGAACTGACCGATACCTACTGCCGCAACGACTACTACGACTTCGTCGTCGAACTGCGCAAGTAA
- a CDS encoding CoA transferase translates to MTPEHALTHLWRLAHGDPDALARATVTGQDPTLPSTFRVGTLAAATIAAAGLAAAECHRLRTGVTQSVDVSVRDALVAFRSERYLRVDDGPPPELRHPVTGFFETGDGRWIQLHANFPHHLNGILDVLGCGAQRGDVATAIRAWDGAALDTELADAGLCAALIRTPDEWASLEQARAIASLPLFEIERIGDAPVEPIGRGEAGQPLTGVRVLDLTRIIAGPVAGRTLASHGAQTLLVNGPHLPNIAPLVIDNGRGKRSTWIDLRDAAGGDALHALARDADVFLQSYRPGALAARGFAPQALAARRPGIVCVSISAYGHVGPWAQRRGFDSLVQSASGIAWQEQQAAHADGPRHLPCQALDHATGYLAAFGAMIALARRAREGGSWHVRLSLAQTGRWLQSFGIVPDGLQAPDFARTDVRDRIERIASPFGTLDAVRPAERLSATPPSLARPPVPLGTDDARWL, encoded by the coding sequence ATGACACCCGAACACGCGTTGACGCATCTGTGGCGGCTCGCACACGGCGACCCCGACGCGCTGGCCCGCGCGACCGTGACCGGGCAGGACCCGACGCTGCCGTCGACCTTCCGGGTCGGCACGCTGGCCGCGGCGACGATCGCGGCCGCCGGGCTCGCGGCGGCGGAATGCCATCGGCTTCGCACGGGTGTCACGCAATCCGTCGACGTGTCGGTGCGCGATGCGCTCGTCGCGTTCCGCAGTGAACGCTATCTGCGCGTGGACGATGGCCCGCCGCCGGAGTTGCGTCATCCGGTGACGGGCTTCTTCGAGACGGGCGACGGACGCTGGATCCAGTTGCACGCGAACTTCCCGCATCACCTGAACGGCATTCTCGACGTACTCGGCTGCGGTGCGCAGCGGGGCGATGTCGCCACGGCGATCCGCGCGTGGGACGGCGCGGCACTCGATACTGAGCTGGCCGACGCCGGGCTGTGCGCCGCATTGATCAGAACACCTGACGAGTGGGCGTCGCTCGAGCAGGCGCGCGCGATCGCGTCGCTGCCGCTGTTCGAGATCGAGCGGATCGGCGATGCACCGGTCGAGCCGATCGGCCGAGGCGAAGCCGGCCAGCCGCTCACGGGTGTGCGCGTGCTCGATCTCACGCGCATCATCGCGGGGCCGGTCGCGGGCCGCACGCTGGCATCGCACGGCGCGCAGACGCTGCTCGTCAACGGCCCGCACCTGCCGAACATCGCGCCGCTCGTGATCGACAACGGGCGTGGCAAGCGTTCGACGTGGATCGACCTGCGCGACGCGGCGGGGGGCGATGCGCTGCATGCGCTCGCACGCGATGCGGATGTGTTCCTGCAGTCGTACCGGCCCGGTGCGCTCGCGGCGCGCGGTTTCGCGCCGCAAGCGCTGGCGGCGCGGCGGCCCGGCATCGTGTGCGTGTCGATATCCGCGTACGGGCACGTGGGGCCGTGGGCGCAGCGGCGCGGCTTCGACAGCCTCGTACAGTCGGCGAGCGGGATCGCGTGGCAGGAGCAGCAGGCCGCGCACGCAGACGGGCCGCGCCACCTGCCGTGCCAGGCGCTCGATCATGCAACGGGTTATCTCGCGGCATTCGGCGCGATGATCGCGCTCGCACGCCGGGCGCGCGAAGGGGGAAGCTGGCACGTGCGGCTGTCGCTCGCGCAGACGGGACGCTGGCTGCAGTCGTTCGGCATCGTGCCGGACGGCCTGCAGGCCCCCGATTTCGCGCGCACCGACGTGCGCGACCGGATCGAACGCATCGCGTCGCCGTTCGGCACGCTCGATGCGGTGCGGCCGGCCGAGCGGTTGTCGGCGACACCGCCGTCGCTTGCGCGCCCGCCCGTGCCGCTCGGCACCGACGATGCGCGCTGGCTGTGA
- a CDS encoding DUF2917 domain-containing protein has protein sequence MRELRLYVIDGDEPAGRWRIVDRTSLEVADGEVWVTIEGRHDDHWLGVGDSLMLTPGMRVWVSAGSHSATFAFGPLEVPARRAAQAWWKPLVAWRDGRRHAPVSLPT, from the coding sequence ATGCGCGAACTGCGACTTTATGTGATCGATGGCGATGAGCCGGCCGGTCGGTGGCGGATCGTCGATCGCACCTCGCTGGAGGTGGCCGACGGTGAAGTCTGGGTGACGATCGAGGGGCGGCACGACGATCACTGGCTCGGCGTCGGGGATTCGCTGATGCTGACGCCGGGCATGCGCGTCTGGGTCAGCGCGGGGTCGCACAGTGCGACGTTCGCGTTCGGCCCGCTCGAGGTGCCGGCGAGGCGCGCCGCGCAGGCGTGGTGGAAGCCGCTCGTCGCGTGGCGCGACGGCCGGCGTCATGCGCCCGTATCGCTGCCGACGTAG
- the mdtD gene encoding multidrug transporter subunit MdtD: MFQRPPAAAPGEKNLTVMLWLVATGFFMQTLDSTIVNTALPSMAASLGESPLRMQSVVIAYSLTMAVMIPVSGWLADTFGTRRVFFSAILVFSLGSLLCANAHTLTQLVAFRVVQGVGGAMLLPVGRLAVLRTFPAERYLPALSFVAIPGLIGPLIGPTLGGWLVKIASWHWIFLINVPVGVAGCIATFYSMPDSRNPAVGRFDLKGYLLLTIGMVAISLSLDGLADLGMQHAAVLVLLILSLACFVAYGLYAVRAPQPIFSLELFRIHTFSVGLLGNLFARIGSGAMPYLIPLLLQVSLGYSAFEAGLMMLPVAAAGMFSKRIITRLITRHGYRKVLLANTIMVGVMMASFALMRDTVPVWVKVVHLALFGGFNSMQFTAMNTLTLKDLGTGGASSGNSLFSLVQMLSMSLGVTVAGALLATFTGMLRTVTPSNTLPAFHATFICVGIITAASAWIFAQLAPEIRSTARKTDPSERA, translated from the coding sequence ATGTTCCAGCGCCCGCCCGCCGCCGCTCCCGGCGAAAAGAACCTCACCGTGATGCTCTGGCTCGTCGCAACGGGCTTCTTCATGCAGACGCTCGATTCGACGATCGTGAACACGGCGCTGCCGTCGATGGCCGCGAGCCTCGGCGAATCGCCGCTGCGCATGCAGTCGGTCGTGATCGCGTACTCGCTGACGATGGCGGTGATGATCCCCGTATCGGGCTGGCTCGCCGATACCTTCGGCACGCGGCGCGTGTTCTTCAGCGCGATCCTGGTGTTCTCGCTCGGCTCGCTGCTGTGCGCCAACGCGCATACGCTGACGCAGCTCGTCGCGTTCCGCGTCGTGCAGGGCGTCGGCGGCGCGATGCTGCTGCCGGTCGGGCGGCTCGCGGTGCTGCGCACCTTCCCGGCCGAACGCTACCTGCCCGCGCTGTCGTTCGTCGCGATTCCCGGCCTGATCGGCCCGCTGATCGGGCCGACGCTCGGCGGCTGGCTCGTGAAGATCGCGTCGTGGCACTGGATCTTCCTGATCAACGTGCCGGTCGGCGTCGCGGGCTGCATCGCGACCTTCTATTCGATGCCCGATTCGCGCAACCCGGCCGTCGGCCGTTTCGACCTGAAGGGCTATCTGCTGCTGACGATCGGCATGGTCGCGATCTCGCTGTCGCTCGACGGGCTCGCCGATCTCGGGATGCAGCACGCGGCCGTGCTCGTGCTGCTGATCCTGAGCCTTGCATGCTTCGTCGCGTACGGGCTGTATGCGGTGCGCGCGCCGCAACCGATCTTCTCGCTCGAACTGTTCCGGATCCACACGTTCAGCGTCGGGCTGCTCGGCAACCTGTTCGCGCGGATCGGCAGCGGCGCGATGCCGTACCTGATCCCGCTGCTGCTGCAGGTGAGCCTCGGCTACTCGGCGTTCGAGGCCGGGCTGATGATGCTGCCGGTGGCCGCCGCCGGGATGTTCTCGAAGCGGATCATCACGCGCCTGATCACGCGGCACGGCTACCGCAAGGTGCTGCTCGCGAACACGATCATGGTCGGCGTGATGATGGCGAGCTTCGCGCTGATGCGCGACACGGTGCCCGTCTGGGTGAAGGTCGTACATCTCGCGCTGTTCGGCGGCTTCAACTCGATGCAGTTCACCGCGATGAACACGCTGACGCTGAAGGATCTCGGCACGGGCGGCGCGAGCAGCGGCAACAGCCTGTTCTCGCTCGTGCAGATGCTGTCGATGAGCCTCGGCGTCACGGTGGCGGGCGCGCTGCTCGCGACGTTCACGGGCATGCTGCGCACCGTGACGCCGAGCAACACGCTGCCGGCGTTCCATGCGACCTTCATCTGCGTCGGGATCATCACGGCGGCTTCCGCGTGGATCTTCGCGCAGCTCGCGCCCGAGATCCGCAGCACCGCGCGCAAGACCGACCCGTCCGAGCGCGCATGA
- a CDS encoding EAL domain-containing protein, producing MSMIEIDPPGFQPPRPVAGDDGNRRTVLYGGYTVFSVFQPVFSVSHRRAIGYHASLRAHDEESRQVASHEVFTQAARRGDLLELGRLAESLHLGNFHAFDSHDEWLFLSLHPAALMDTVYSDAMLANLKALGLPPHRVVLEVPEQAGGETPRYAAIVDGLRKAGFLIALVGFGAKHSNIDRVWHLHPDIVTLDPGILAQASEHSHLERVLPGLVSLLHESGQLVLMGGLATERDALIALECDVDFVQGQYFAGPSVEPVQPQAAAGCMDTLSAALRLRVADRERTQAERVAPYVAALEEASRKLGAGEPLTDAAAVVLGLPETARCFLLDASGRQIGDNVLARGSVSQRAKRFRPLLHSEGASWERRPYFIDAMRAPGRVHLTPPYLSINEAHLCVTASIAAPVATGMQVLCVDINWEAALNRE from the coding sequence ATGAGCATGATCGAAATCGATCCCCCCGGCTTTCAGCCGCCCCGCCCCGTCGCCGGCGACGACGGGAACCGGCGCACCGTGCTGTACGGCGGCTACACCGTGTTCAGCGTGTTCCAGCCCGTTTTCTCGGTGTCGCACCGCCGCGCGATCGGCTATCACGCGTCGCTGCGTGCGCACGACGAGGAAAGCCGCCAGGTGGCGTCGCACGAGGTGTTCACGCAGGCGGCGCGGCGCGGCGACCTGCTCGAACTCGGCCGGCTCGCCGAATCGCTGCATCTCGGCAACTTCCACGCGTTCGACAGCCATGACGAATGGCTCTTCCTGAGCCTGCATCCGGCCGCGCTGATGGATACCGTCTACAGCGACGCGATGCTCGCGAACCTGAAGGCGCTCGGGCTGCCGCCGCATCGCGTCGTGCTCGAAGTGCCCGAACAGGCGGGCGGCGAGACGCCGCGCTACGCGGCGATCGTCGACGGGCTGCGCAAGGCCGGCTTCCTGATCGCGCTCGTCGGGTTCGGCGCGAAGCATTCGAACATCGACCGCGTGTGGCACCTGCACCCCGACATCGTCACGCTCGACCCGGGCATCCTCGCGCAGGCGAGCGAGCACTCACATCTCGAACGCGTGCTGCCGGGGCTCGTGTCGCTGCTGCACGAATCCGGGCAGCTCGTGCTGATGGGCGGGCTCGCGACCGAGCGCGACGCGCTGATCGCGCTCGAGTGCGACGTCGATTTCGTGCAGGGCCAGTACTTCGCGGGGCCGAGCGTCGAACCGGTGCAGCCGCAGGCCGCCGCGGGCTGCATGGATACGCTGTCTGCCGCGTTGCGGCTGCGCGTCGCGGACCGCGAGCGCACCCAGGCGGAACGAGTCGCACCGTACGTCGCGGCGCTCGAGGAAGCCAGCCGCAAGCTCGGCGCGGGCGAGCCGCTCACCGACGCGGCGGCCGTCGTACTCGGGCTGCCCGAGACCGCGCGCTGCTTCCTGCTCGACGCATCGGGCCGCCAGATCGGCGACAACGTGCTCGCACGCGGCAGCGTCTCGCAGCGCGCCAAGCGCTTCCGGCCGCTGCTGCACTCCGAAGGCGCGAGCTGGGAACGCCGCCCGTACTTCATCGACGCGATGCGCGCGCCGGGCCGCGTGCACCTGACGCCGCCCTACCTGTCGATCAACGAGGCGCACCTGTGCGTGACCGCGTCGATCGCCGCGCCGGTCGCGACCGGCATGCAGGTGCTCTGCGTCGACATCAACTGGGAAGCGGCACTCAACCGCGAATGA
- a CDS encoding class I SAM-dependent methyltransferase — protein MVDRPTLDAYDAHAAQYAQDWLDQAAPDDMYALLEQHFSPGPTADVGCGAGRDTAWLASRGFDVRGYDASAALLDEARRRHPDLTFELATLPALAGVPSGAFRNVLCETVVMHLEQADAAAAATRLAELLMPGGTLYMSWRVAGNGTLRDERGRLYTPLDSARMRAALGAGMQVIDEHEVVSASSGKRVHRLIVRKAAAA, from the coding sequence ATGGTGGATCGCCCGACTCTCGATGCCTACGACGCCCATGCCGCGCAATACGCGCAGGACTGGCTCGACCAGGCTGCGCCCGACGACATGTACGCGCTGCTGGAGCAGCACTTCTCGCCCGGCCCGACCGCGGACGTCGGCTGCGGCGCGGGGCGCGATACGGCTTGGCTCGCGTCGCGCGGCTTCGACGTGCGCGGCTACGACGCAAGCGCCGCGCTGCTCGACGAGGCGCGGCGCCGCCATCCGGATCTCACCTTCGAGCTGGCCACGCTGCCGGCGCTGGCCGGCGTGCCGTCCGGTGCGTTTCGCAACGTGCTGTGCGAAACGGTCGTCATGCATCTCGAGCAGGCGGACGCGGCGGCCGCCGCCACGCGGCTGGCCGAACTCCTGATGCCGGGCGGCACGTTGTACATGAGCTGGCGGGTGGCCGGAAACGGCACGTTGCGCGACGAGCGCGGCCGCCTCTATACGCCGCTTGATTCGGCGCGGATGCGGGCGGCGCTTGGCGCCGGCATGCAGGTGATCGACGAGCACGAGGTCGTCAGCGCCTCGTCCGGCAAGCGCGTGCACCGGTTGATCGTGCGCAAGGCCGCCGCCGCATAA
- a CDS encoding 2-dehydropantoate 2-reductase, with product MSDAPVCVFGAGAVGCYLGGRLAAAGANVTLVGRARIGDAIHRHGLTLTDQRGYRATLAPADVVFETDPAAAAAARLVLVAVKSAATREAAAQLAGVLRPGTVVISFQNGLHNADVLREVLPQATVLAGMVPFNVIEREPGAFHQGSAGALAAEASPTLQPFAGAFARAGLPLALHRDMPAVQWAKLLLNLNNAVNALANLPLRDELAQRAYRRCVALAQREALHWLARAAIRPARLTPLPAGWIPAVLDLPDPAFRVLGGRMLAIDPLARSSMSDDLAAGRATEVEWINGEVVRLAARFGGQAPVNARLCALVHDAERAAARPAWRGEALWAELTAQVPRAGDVRAA from the coding sequence ATGTCTGACGCACCGGTCTGCGTGTTCGGCGCGGGCGCCGTCGGCTGCTATCTCGGCGGACGGCTCGCGGCGGCGGGCGCGAATGTGACGCTCGTCGGCCGCGCACGGATCGGCGACGCGATTCATCGGCACGGGCTGACGCTGACCGACCAGCGCGGCTATCGCGCGACGCTCGCGCCGGCCGATGTCGTGTTCGAGACCGATCCGGCGGCTGCGGCAGCCGCGCGGCTTGTGCTCGTGGCGGTGAAATCGGCGGCGACACGTGAGGCCGCGGCGCAGCTTGCCGGCGTGCTGCGGCCCGGCACGGTCGTGATCAGCTTCCAGAACGGCCTGCACAACGCCGACGTGCTGCGCGAAGTGCTGCCGCAAGCGACCGTGCTGGCCGGCATGGTGCCGTTCAACGTGATCGAGCGTGAGCCCGGTGCGTTTCACCAGGGCTCGGCCGGTGCGCTGGCGGCCGAAGCGTCCCCCACGCTGCAGCCGTTCGCCGGTGCATTCGCGCGCGCCGGGCTGCCGCTCGCGCTGCATCGCGACATGCCGGCCGTGCAGTGGGCGAAGCTGCTGCTCAACCTGAACAACGCGGTCAACGCGCTCGCGAACCTGCCGCTGCGCGACGAACTCGCACAACGCGCGTACCGGCGCTGTGTTGCGCTTGCGCAGCGCGAAGCGCTGCATTGGCTGGCGCGGGCCGCGATCCGGCCTGCGCGGCTGACGCCGTTGCCGGCCGGGTGGATCCCGGCCGTGCTCGACCTGCCCGATCCCGCGTTCCGCGTGCTCGGCGGCCGGATGCTCGCGATCGATCCGCTCGCGCGTTCGTCGATGTCCGACGATCTCGCGGCGGGGCGGGCGACGGAAGTCGAGTGGATCAACGGCGAGGTCGTGCGGCTGGCCGCACGCTTTGGCGGGCAGGCGCCCGTCAATGCGCGACTGTGTGCGCTCGTGCACGACGCGGAACGCGCGGCGGCGCGCCCGGCCTGGCGCGGCGAGGCGCTGTGGGCCGAGCTGACCGCTCAGGTGCCGCGCGCGGGCGACGTGCGGGCCGCGTAG